A stretch of Gemmatimonadota bacterium DNA encodes these proteins:
- a CDS encoding phytanoyl-CoA dioxygenase family protein — protein MTLSVGQIRFFDDFGYLVLPGLLREEIPWISEEFEQVFREAGIVHDGTVRSSVGRFIEHSARLCTLLDHPGVDALLSGLLGEDYNYLGSGGELYVGDGMWHPDCHGDPVRQVKWAMYLDPLTPETGALRFVPGSHRQGWQGNLDTHALWGIGMEEVPCVAPHNRPGDVIVFNQMTLHNALGGGNRRRMLNILACSSCRSEAELAFLRRRLPADRSELKWELMRKTATPERMRHLDQPWQILA, from the coding sequence ATGACGCTGAGCGTCGGACAAATACGGTTTTTCGACGATTTCGGGTACCTCGTCCTTCCGGGACTCCTGCGCGAGGAGATTCCCTGGATCTCCGAGGAATTCGAGCAGGTGTTCCGTGAGGCCGGCATCGTGCACGACGGAACCGTCCGGTCGAGCGTGGGGCGCTTCATCGAACACAGCGCACGACTCTGTACGTTGCTCGACCACCCTGGTGTCGACGCGTTACTGTCGGGCCTGTTGGGGGAGGACTATAACTACCTGGGCAGCGGCGGCGAGTTGTACGTAGGGGACGGCATGTGGCATCCGGACTGCCACGGTGACCCGGTGCGCCAGGTCAAATGGGCGATGTATCTCGATCCCCTGACCCCTGAGACCGGCGCGCTCAGATTCGTGCCGGGTTCCCACCGGCAGGGATGGCAGGGCAATCTCGATACCCATGCGCTTTGGGGGATCGGCATGGAGGAGGTCCCCTGCGTCGCTCCGCATAACCGGCCCGGCGACGTCATCGTGTTCAACCAGATGACCCTGCACAATGCCCTGGGCGGAGGAAACCGCCGCCGCATGCTGAACATCCTGGCCTGTTCGTCCTGCCGCTCGGAGGCCGAACTCGCCTTTCTCCGGCGCAGGCTTCCGGCCGATCGCAGCGAACTCAAGTGGGAACTGATGCGCAAGACGGCGACGCCGGAGCGGATGCGTCACCTGGATCAACCATGGCAGATACTGGCCTGA
- a CDS encoding dihydroxy-acid dehydratase: protein MADTGLKGIDRNLTRYGDTEFSRYLRRAFLSSAGYDGEDLNRPIIGVADTSSDYNTCHRDMPALVEGVRRGITQAGGLALVFPTISLAETLLSPTSMLFRNLMAMGTEEMIQSQPMDGVVLLGGCDKTVPAQLMAAVSAGLPAISLVTGAMRTGSWQGERLGACTDCRRYWLRHRAGEIDGEEIGEIEQSLCPTGGTCMVMGTASTMACLTATLGLMLPGGATPLSGSGDRLRQAVKTGRRVVELARCGTGPSKYLTQASFRNASVVLAALGGSTNAVIHLIAIARRAGVPLTLEDLHEAARNTPVLVNCKPVGTGYMEDFHKAGGLPVLWKALVSKLDLDAMNVNGASLGKILEDTPPPADWQDTIGTLEAPVGPAGALVVLRGSLAPDGALIKRAAAALDRQRHRGPAAVFESPDDVAARIDDPKLGLTPDHVLVLRNAGPVAMGMPEAGSLPIPAYLARKGVTDMVRVSDARMSGTAYGTVVLHCCPEAAVGGPLALVRDGDLIELDVEDRRLDLCVPAEELARRKAGHVPPPTPERGWRRLYAEHVLPAHLGADLDFL, encoded by the coding sequence ATGGCAGATACTGGCCTGAAGGGCATCGACCGGAACCTGACCCGATACGGCGACACGGAGTTCAGCCGCTATCTGCGGCGGGCGTTCCTGTCTTCCGCGGGCTATGACGGCGAAGACCTCAACCGCCCAATCATCGGCGTCGCGGACACGTCATCGGACTACAACACCTGTCACCGGGATATGCCGGCCCTTGTGGAAGGCGTCCGGCGCGGGATCACCCAGGCCGGAGGTCTCGCCCTGGTCTTCCCCACCATCTCGCTGGCCGAAACGCTGCTTTCGCCCACGTCCATGCTCTTTCGCAATCTGATGGCCATGGGCACGGAGGAAATGATCCAGTCGCAGCCGATGGACGGCGTCGTGCTGCTCGGGGGTTGCGACAAGACCGTGCCGGCCCAGTTGATGGCCGCTGTTTCGGCCGGCCTGCCGGCGATCTCGCTGGTGACCGGCGCCATGCGCACGGGAAGCTGGCAGGGCGAACGGCTCGGCGCCTGCACGGATTGCCGGCGGTACTGGCTCCGGCACCGGGCGGGCGAAATCGACGGGGAGGAAATCGGCGAAATCGAACAGTCCCTGTGCCCCACGGGCGGTACGTGCATGGTCATGGGAACCGCCTCCACCATGGCCTGCCTCACGGCGACGCTGGGTTTGATGCTGCCCGGCGGCGCCACGCCGCTCTCCGGATCGGGCGACCGTCTCCGGCAGGCGGTGAAGACGGGCCGGCGCGTCGTGGAACTGGCCCGGTGCGGCACGGGTCCGAGCAAATACCTCACCCAGGCGTCATTCCGCAACGCGTCGGTCGTGCTCGCGGCGCTGGGCGGGTCCACCAACGCCGTGATCCACCTCATCGCCATTGCCCGACGCGCCGGCGTCCCCCTTACACTGGAAGACCTCCACGAGGCGGCGAGGAATACGCCCGTGCTGGTGAACTGCAAGCCCGTGGGCACGGGATACATGGAGGACTTCCACAAGGCCGGCGGCCTTCCCGTATTGTGGAAAGCCCTGGTATCCAAACTGGATCTCGATGCCATGAACGTGAACGGCGCTTCGCTCGGAAAGATCCTGGAGGACACGCCCCCACCGGCCGACTGGCAGGATACCATAGGCACCCTGGAAGCACCCGTCGGTCCGGCCGGCGCCCTGGTCGTTCTGCGCGGCAGCCTGGCGCCCGACGGGGCCTTGATCAAACGGGCCGCTGCCGCGCTAGACCGCCAGCGCCACCGGGGCCCGGCTGCCGTGTTCGAATCCCCCGACGACGTGGCCGCGCGCATCGACGACCCGAAACTGGGGCTGACTCCCGATCACGTACTCGTACTGCGGAACGCCGGTCCCGTGGCCATGGGCATGCCCGAAGCCGGGTCGCTGCCCATTCCGGCCTACCTGGCTCGAAAAGGGGTCACGGACATGGTGCGTGTTTCCGATGCGCGAATGAGCGGCACGGCCTACGGTACAGTCGTGCTGCACTGTTGCCCCGAGGCTGCGGTCGGCGGTCCTTTAGCCCTCGTCCGGGACGGCGACCTGATCGAACTCGACGTGGAAGACCGGCGACTCGATCTCTGCGTGCCGGCGGAAGAGCTGGCCCGTCGGAAGGCCGGTCATGTCCCTCCCCCAACGCCCGAACGGGGCTGGCGCCGGTTGTACGCCGAACACGTCCTGCCCGCCCACCTGGGCGCCGACCTGGATTTTCTTTGA
- a CDS encoding isochorismatase, translating into MTDIRLDLKLRRQQLVRDNGFAAWNTITTEARWEPERTALVLCDVWDSHWCRGAVERLNALTPQMNEVTAACRSRGVLIVHAPSDTLDYYRDTPARKRAESVPTVDTPPDLDLPDPPLPVDASDEGADTGETETFRAWSRQHPDITIDQESDLMSDSGARIYACFRHYGIRNMLMMGVHTNMCILHRTFGIKQMVRWGVPVALVRDLTDAMYNPAMPPYVSHDEGTRLVVSFIEKHWCPTVHSSDLQP; encoded by the coding sequence ATGACAGATATCCGGCTTGATCTGAAGCTGCGTCGCCAGCAGCTGGTGCGTGACAACGGCTTTGCCGCGTGGAATACGATCACGACGGAAGCTCGCTGGGAGCCGGAACGCACAGCGCTCGTACTCTGCGACGTGTGGGATTCCCACTGGTGCCGCGGCGCGGTCGAGCGACTGAATGCGCTGACACCGCAGATGAACGAGGTCACGGCCGCCTGCCGGTCCCGCGGCGTCCTGATCGTGCACGCCCCATCCGATACCCTTGATTACTACCGGGATACGCCCGCACGGAAAAGAGCCGAGTCCGTGCCGACCGTGGATACACCACCCGACCTCGATCTCCCGGACCCGCCGCTTCCCGTGGATGCCTCCGACGAAGGCGCGGATACGGGTGAAACGGAGACCTTCCGCGCCTGGTCCCGGCAGCATCCGGACATCACCATAGACCAGGAAAGCGACCTGATGTCCGACAGCGGCGCACGGATCTACGCCTGTTTCCGGCATTACGGAATCCGCAACATGCTGATGATGGGGGTGCATACCAACATGTGCATCCTGCACCGGACCTTCGGCATTAAGCAGATGGTCCGCTGGGGCGTTCCCGTGGCGCTGGTCCGCGATCTCACAGACGCCATGTACAATCCCGCCATGCCTCCCTATGTAAGTCATGATGAAGGCACCCGCCTGGTGGTTTCTTTCATCGAGAAGCACTGGTGTCCCACCGTGCACAGTTCGGATCTCCAGCCGTGA
- a CDS encoding carbohydrate kinase family protein, whose translation MKRALDVLSVGDANLDVWMRVPRHPDRRTGDVRGTGVVGDASHVGPGGAAANVALGVARLGGRAGFVGAVGDDAPGVQFADRMRSGGVDVSHLHVMAGQPTSLACMFETPDGEYEFYVCPGPRTIPAHCLARDFVRTARILYLTGHVLTEDESTCRNMLDAMAVARESNCTVAFGPGKYWLNPALESHVHEALKHTDLIISNDLEAEQITGRKSLRDAAGKLLDAGIGIVAVTLGGRGSLLAAGDRMIEQPAYPSGTGSMVGAGDAFASGLLYSFLLKESLEEMAAFANAAAAIKIGTPGASEGMPGADEVRAFIRENA comes from the coding sequence ATGAAACGTGCACTCGACGTACTGTCCGTTGGGGACGCCAACCTCGACGTCTGGATGCGGGTGCCACGCCATCCCGATCGGCGCACGGGCGACGTTCGGGGAACCGGCGTCGTCGGCGATGCGAGTCATGTCGGACCGGGTGGCGCGGCAGCCAACGTGGCGCTGGGTGTTGCCCGGTTGGGCGGTCGCGCGGGCTTCGTCGGCGCAGTCGGCGACGACGCGCCGGGCGTTCAGTTCGCGGATCGCATGCGGTCCGGCGGCGTGGATGTATCGCATCTCCACGTCATGGCAGGACAGCCGACTTCCCTGGCCTGCATGTTCGAGACGCCCGACGGCGAATATGAATTCTATGTGTGTCCGGGCCCAAGGACCATACCGGCCCACTGCCTGGCCCGCGATTTTGTCCGGACGGCACGCATCCTCTACCTTACCGGTCATGTTCTGACCGAAGACGAATCGACCTGTCGGAACATGCTCGACGCGATGGCCGTCGCGCGCGAGAGCAACTGTACGGTCGCCTTTGGCCCGGGCAAGTACTGGCTGAATCCCGCGTTGGAATCCCACGTGCACGAGGCCTTGAAGCACACGGACCTCATCATTTCAAACGATTTGGAAGCAGAACAGATCACCGGCCGAAAATCACTCCGGGACGCCGCAGGCAAGCTGCTTGATGCGGGCATTGGGATTGTGGCCGTTACGCTGGGTGGCCGCGGCAGCCTGTTGGCCGCCGGAGACCGCATGATTGAGCAGCCTGCCTACCCCTCCGGAACCGGGTCCATGGTCGGCGCCGGAGACGCTTTCGCCAGCGGACTGCTTTACAGTTTTCTATTGAAGGAGAGTCTGGAAGAAATGGCGGCTTTCGCCAATGCTGCTGCAGCCATCAAGATCGGAACGCCCGGCGCGTCGGAGGGCATGCCCGGGGCGGATGAGGTAAGGGCGTTTATTCGGGAGAACGCATAG